In a single window of the Campylobacter fetus subsp. testudinum 03-427 genome:
- a CDS encoding putative periplasmic folding chaperone (Pfam matches to PF13624.2 SurA_N_3, and to PF13145.2 Rotamase_2) → MITWMQKHKKYLVVTIWISTIAFVGAGFVGWGAYDLNSNRATSVAKVGNRNITIQEFQKTYSNLYNYYSSLSEGKFTQEQADEMGLDRIALQRLIQENLFLNYADDIGLMISKEELIAALMSDEGFQVDGKFDKIRYEDTLKRARITPKDFENELTNKLLLNKFFDAINLKTNQTDLDILASSYFMEDRVSINIIKADKNSILVDENELKDLWEKSKNQYLTKSKFELQTKFIPQTNMDVNDTVLEEFFEENRGNYRDGFDKLLTFDKAKDDVKHDYELKQARKTALEEYLKIKKGESNATTAVTVLEDNEDFPINELRDAKLGDVLKPFEYKNGYMIAELVGKNMPEVMSYEEAKNALTKVYMDEKGKKLLEEKAKQSLNNFSGKDIGFVSRDTKKSVDGLSETEYLTFIMKLFESPNKNGYIMLDTKAVVYSILEQRLLNLDKVKEYNALLSQNASAIKNGQLERDLLDALQKRYKIEQYYKR, encoded by the coding sequence ATGATAACTTGGATGCAGAAGCATAAAAAGTATTTGGTTGTGACTATTTGGATAAGCACTATCGCATTTGTCGGAGCGGGTTTTGTTGGTTGGGGCGCTTATGATTTGAATAGTAATAGAGCAACTTCAGTAGCAAAAGTAGGAAATAGAAATATCACAATCCAAGAATTTCAGAAAACTTATAGCAATTTATATAACTATTATTCAAGTCTATCTGAGGGCAAATTTACTCAAGAACAAGCTGATGAAATGGGACTTGATAGAATCGCTTTGCAAAGATTAATCCAAGAAAATTTATTTTTAAATTATGCTGATGATATAGGACTTATGATATCTAAAGAGGAGCTTATAGCGGCTTTAATGTCAGATGAAGGTTTTCAAGTAGATGGTAAATTTGATAAAATCAGATATGAAGATACATTAAAAAGAGCTAGAATCACTCCGAAAGATTTTGAAAATGAACTTACAAATAAGCTATTATTAAACAAGTTTTTTGATGCTATAAATTTAAAAACAAATCAGACTGATTTGGATATTTTAGCTTCTAGTTATTTTATGGAAGATAGAGTTTCTATAAACATTATAAAAGCTGATAAAAATAGTATTTTGGTAGATGAAAACGAACTAAAAGATCTATGGGAAAAAAGTAAAAATCAATATCTAACTAAGAGCAAATTTGAGCTGCAAACAAAATTTATACCACAAACCAATATGGACGTAAATGATACCGTTTTAGAGGAATTCTTTGAAGAAAACAGAGGAAATTATAGAGACGGTTTTGATAAACTTTTAACGTTTGACAAAGCAAAAGATGACGTAAAACATGATTATGAGCTAAAACAAGCTAGAAAAACAGCTCTTGAAGAGTATTTAAAGATAAAAAAAGGAGAATCAAACGCTACTACTGCAGTAACGGTATTAGAAGATAATGAGGATTTTCCTATAAACGAGCTAAGAGATGCTAAATTAGGCGATGTTTTAAAGCCGTTTGAGTATAAAAACGGATATATGATAGCAGAATTAGTCGGTAAAAATATGCCAGAAGTGATGAGCTATGAAGAGGCAAAAAATGCTCTTACTAAAGTTTATATGGATGAAAAAGGTAAAAAACTTCTTGAAGAAAAAGCAAAACAATCTTTAAATAATTTTAGTGGAAAAGATATAGGATTTGTAAGTAGAGATACTAAAAAAAGCGTTGATGGGCTTAGCGAAACTGAGTATTTAACTTTTATCATGAAGTTATTTGAAAGTCCAAATAAAAATGGATATATTATGTTAGATACAAAGGCTGTTGTGTATAGTATTTTAGAGCAGAGACTTTTAAATTTAGATAAAGTAAAAGAGTATAATGCTCTACTCTCTCAAAATGCTAGTGCTATAAAAAATGGACAGTTAGAGCGAGATCTATTAGATGCTTTGCAAAAACGTTACAAAATTGAACAATACTATAAAAGGTAA
- the rsmH gene encoding 16S rRNA m4C1402 methyltransferase (Pfam match to PF01795.15 Methyltransf_5) → MNSPHIPVLLKPVLDSFKDIKNGTILDCTLGYGGHSEAILISNPNLKIIACDRDNESISFCKTKFEKYSDRIQIYKSNFAGILDKIDHKEIKGILADIGVSSLQLDLDERGFSINSNNLDMRMDKNQTFSAKELINSYSKDQLADIFYKYAELPNAKSLAQKIVDARSKSPIKSAKELSNIIGRSNLKNRSVSVAILAFQAIRIEVNKELDELTNLLNLIKSSKINNAILDIISFHSLEDKIAKSTFKEWEKSCVCDNFVMKCECGNNHSIGKILTKKPITPSEDEIKQNPRSSCAKMRIFHIQRNV, encoded by the coding sequence TTGAATTCGCCTCATATACCAGTTTTACTAAAGCCTGTTTTGGACTCTTTTAAAGATATCAAAAACGGTACCATATTAGACTGTACATTAGGATATGGGGGGCACAGCGAAGCTATTTTGATATCAAATCCAAATTTAAAAATCATAGCTTGCGATAGAGATAACGAGTCGATATCGTTTTGCAAAACCAAATTTGAAAAGTACTCAGACAGAATACAAATTTATAAAAGCAATTTTGCAGGAATTTTAGATAAAATCGACCATAAAGAGATAAAAGGTATTTTAGCAGATATAGGAGTTAGCTCACTTCAGCTAGATCTTGATGAAAGAGGATTTAGCATAAATAGCAACAATTTAGATATGAGAATGGATAAAAATCAAACTTTTAGCGCAAAAGAGTTGATAAACTCGTACTCAAAAGATCAATTAGCCGATATTTTTTATAAATATGCAGAGCTTCCAAATGCGAAAAGCTTAGCCCAAAAAATAGTAGATGCAAGAAGTAAATCTCCTATAAAATCAGCAAAAGAACTTTCAAACATTATAGGTCGTTCAAATTTAAAAAACAGAAGCGTAAGCGTGGCTATTTTGGCTTTTCAAGCCATACGAATAGAAGTAAATAAAGAGCTTGACGAACTAACTAATCTTTTAAATTTAATAAAAAGTTCAAAAATAAACAATGCAATTTTAGATATAATCTCATTTCACTCTTTAGAAGATAAAATAGCAAAATCAACATTCAAAGAGTGGGAAAAAAGCTGCGTATGTGATAATTTTGTTATGAAATGCGAGTGCGGAAACAACCATTCAATAGGAAAAATATTAACAAAAAAACCGATAACTCCAAGCGAGGACGAAATAAAACAAAATCCAAGAAGCAGCTGCGCTAAAATGAGAATTTTTCATATACAGAGGAATGTATGA
- a CDS encoding D-amino acid aminotransferase (Pfam match to PF01063.15 Aminotran_4) has product MAADEAENIVYLNGKFLDKNDAKISVFDRGFIFGDGIYEVVPIINSKLVDKEDFWERFQRSLKAIELELPIDKDKFEKILYALIEKNSVKEGGIYMEVTRGVSEREFKFIKGLEPTVMAFVYQKEIFNNEYAKTGIEVISTPDIRWKRRDIKSISLLAQCYAKNEAYKAGAYESFMVEDGFVTEASSSSAFIIKNDTLITKPLSNEILPGIRRKVLLTLANEVGLKVEQRKFTMDEVYSADEVFISAATLILLPVIKADGKPINNAKIGKYSPKLRELYIERLKKEAGLI; this is encoded by the coding sequence ATGGCAGCAGATGAGGCAGAAAACATCGTCTATTTAAATGGGAAATTTTTAGATAAAAACGATGCTAAGATCAGCGTATTTGATCGTGGTTTTATATTTGGAGATGGAATTTATGAAGTAGTTCCTATAATAAACTCAAAACTAGTCGATAAAGAAGATTTTTGGGAGAGATTTCAAAGAAGCCTTAAAGCAATCGAACTTGAGCTACCTATTGATAAAGATAAATTTGAAAAGATACTTTACGCATTGATAGAAAAAAACAGCGTAAAAGAAGGCGGTATCTATATGGAAGTTACAAGAGGCGTGAGCGAACGCGAGTTTAAATTTATAAAAGGATTAGAACCTACTGTTATGGCGTTTGTCTATCAAAAAGAGATATTTAACAACGAGTACGCCAAAACAGGAATAGAAGTAATAAGCACCCCAGATATCAGATGGAAAAGAAGAGACATAAAGTCCATATCGCTTTTAGCTCAATGTTATGCAAAAAATGAAGCGTATAAAGCCGGTGCTTATGAGTCTTTTATGGTAGAAGATGGATTTGTAACCGAAGCTAGCAGTAGCAGCGCATTTATAATAAAAAACGATACTCTTATCACAAAACCACTCTCAAACGAGATATTGCCCGGCATAAGACGAAAAGTTTTGCTAACATTGGCAAATGAAGTCGGGCTTAAAGTCGAACAAAGAAAATTTACTATGGATGAAGTTTATAGCGCCGATGAAGTATTTATCAGTGCTGCCACTTTGATACTTCTACCTGTTATAAAAGCCGATGGAAAACCAATAAACAACGCAAAGATAGGAAAATACTCACCAAAACTACGTGAATTATACATAGAGCGTTTGAAGAAAGAAGCTGGATTGATATAA
- a CDS encoding putative membrane protein, translated as MLEKLRKFIFKKLFIVSKQPVLFKDLLEANCLFNEGMLVDPSKLNFRFRDGKLYIIYGTLCFVILAMAIIILHKIFEKIDFHYSIIGTMIMTALVFIGFDFFKVWARKSISHELIKKAWNIHFPYFPYEKYSQKIEIIYNEAIKKEIPRKDLEKYVLDQLVLSVSSDK; from the coding sequence ATGTTAGAAAAACTAAGAAAATTTATATTTAAAAAACTGTTTATCGTATCAAAACAACCTGTATTATTTAAAGATCTTCTTGAGGCTAATTGTCTATTTAATGAAGGAATGCTCGTTGATCCATCTAAGTTAAATTTTAGATTTAGGGACGGTAAGCTTTATATTATTTATGGAACTTTATGCTTTGTTATACTAGCTATGGCGATTATCATTTTGCACAAAATTTTTGAAAAAATCGACTTTCATTACTCTATTATAGGCACTATGATTATGACGGCTCTTGTTTTTATAGGATTTGATTTTTTTAAAGTTTGGGCTAGAAAAAGTATAAGCCATGAGCTTATAAAAAAAGCTTGGAATATACATTTTCCATATTTTCCTTATGAAAAATACTCTCAAAAAATAGAAATAATTTATAATGAGGCTATCAAAAAAGAGATACCAAGAAAAGATCTTGAAAAATATGTTTTAGATCAGCTTGTTCTTAGCGTATCATCTGATAAATAA
- a CDS encoding putative protein, putative aldolase (Pfam match to PF00596.17 Aldolase_II), giving the protein MNIEYSMGEIKKISASMFKKNFFGIFHGSISARIEHNQFVINKKDAIFDGLSNDDLTLLYSKKDYRWNDASIDSDIHLNIYKNIGEAKYICYAMPPYLTAYSMDHITIEPRDYFGYMKFDNIFVYDIKQFDDWYERAPSEIYRYMIEKNSNIMVIKGYGVYVYERTAYDLAKTVALLENSCKMINYASRFQNLNLGL; this is encoded by the coding sequence ATGAATATTGAATACTCTATGGGTGAGATAAAAAAGATATCGGCTTCTATGTTTAAAAAGAATTTTTTCGGTATATTTCATGGATCGATATCGGCTAGAATCGAGCATAACCAGTTTGTGATAAATAAAAAAGATGCGATATTTGATGGGCTTAGTAATGATGATCTTACTTTGTTGTATTCTAAAAAGGATTATAGATGGAATGATGCTAGCATAGATAGCGATATACATCTAAATATATATAAAAATATCGGCGAGGCAAAATATATTTGTTACGCGATGCCGCCTTATCTAACGGCGTATAGTATGGATCATATAACTATTGAGCCGCGAGATTACTTTGGATATATGAAATTTGATAATATATTTGTTTATGATATAAAACAATTTGATGATTGGTATGAAAGAGCTCCATCTGAGATATATCGGTATATGATTGAAAAAAATAGCAATATAATGGTTATAAAAGGATATGGTGTTTATGTATATGAAAGAACGGCATATGATCTAGCAAAGACGGTAGCTCTTTTGGAAAATAGTTGTAAAATGATAAATTATGCAAGTAGATTTCAAAATTTAAACTTAGGTTTATGA
- the ftsZ gene encoding cell division protein FtsZ (Pfam matches to PF00091.21 Tubulin, and to PF12327.4 FtsZ_C) — MGGFTVEENKNIYGAKIKVVGVGGGGGNMINHIVREGINNQDGMRSVDLIAANTDAQALEDSSATTRIQLGEKKTRGLGAGMVPEVGKEAALESYEEIKTTLEYSDIVFIASGFGGGTGTGAAPIIAQAAKEVGALTVAVITTPFAFEGKKRMRLALEGVEELKKECDSIVVIPNQKLMGIIDKKAGIKDSFKEVDNILARAVSGMSSIVLSSGKSDINLDFADVRTAMSHRGLSLMGVGEADGEEAAQEALKNAIQSPLLDDMNIKGAMGVLVHFRFHPSCPMSDISEAMLIVEDSADTDADIFFGTLTDDTMEEGRVQVTLVATGFYDKNNAKQPEATPAAEVVQEKREQNIFGAYRRASGYDVNVNSDDLDIPTVSRFKLD, encoded by the coding sequence ATGGGCGGTTTCACAGTAGAAGAGAATAAAAATATTTACGGCGCCAAAATAAAAGTTGTTGGAGTAGGCGGCGGCGGCGGCAATATGATAAATCATATTGTAAGAGAAGGTATAAATAATCAAGATGGTATGAGATCTGTGGATTTGATAGCTGCAAATACCGATGCGCAGGCACTAGAAGACTCTTCGGCTACAACTAGAATACAATTAGGAGAGAAAAAAACTAGAGGTCTTGGCGCAGGTATGGTTCCTGAAGTAGGTAAAGAAGCTGCCCTTGAGAGTTATGAAGAGATCAAAACTACTTTGGAATATTCTGATATAGTTTTTATAGCATCTGGATTTGGTGGCGGTACAGGCACCGGAGCAGCTCCCATAATCGCTCAAGCTGCTAAAGAAGTAGGTGCTTTAACAGTAGCTGTTATTACTACTCCTTTTGCTTTTGAAGGCAAAAAAAGAATGAGATTAGCTCTTGAAGGTGTAGAAGAGTTAAAAAAAGAGTGTGATAGCATAGTTGTTATACCAAATCAAAAACTTATGGGAATAATAGATAAAAAAGCTGGCATAAAAGATAGTTTTAAAGAGGTTGATAATATATTGGCTCGTGCTGTTAGCGGTATGAGTTCTATAGTATTGAGCTCTGGAAAAAGCGATATCAACCTTGACTTTGCTGATGTTAGAACTGCTATGAGTCATAGAGGATTATCTCTTATGGGCGTCGGGGAAGCCGATGGAGAAGAAGCAGCGCAAGAAGCTCTTAAAAACGCGATCCAATCTCCACTTCTTGATGATATGAATATCAAAGGCGCAATGGGCGTTTTAGTGCATTTTAGATTCCACCCAAGCTGCCCTATGAGCGACATAAGCGAAGCTATGCTTATAGTAGAAGATAGTGCAGACACAGATGCCGATATATTCTTTGGAACTCTTACTGATGATACTATGGAAGAAGGAAGAGTTCAAGTAACCTTAGTGGCTACTGGATTTTACGATAAAAACAATGCAAAACAGCCTGAAGCTACTCCTGCGGCTGAAGTAGTTCAAGAAAAAAGAGAACAAAATATATTCGGTGCTTACAGAAGAGCATCTGGATATGATGTAAATGTAAATTCAGATGATCTAGATATACCGACAGTGAGCCGCTTTAAATTAGACTAA
- a CDS encoding integral membrane protein, YccS/YhfK family (Pfam match to PF13515.2 FUSC_2), with translation MSTTISKFIKTYDPENFAFSFALKASISMIVCGCMAYYFFGVYGAIFAANASMNIFFINSLDGGDFTKIKYFFLYVILVSMFLPFAKLAYEASWLLFLPTFIWMLFVGLSSLFNQNLNKILSIVNISGLVALIAQSSGNLEVENSIFGIITGGIIASTFRIMHIGTYGKFTKKTYNILLEDLMDMSKNLFNTKSFEHSSSECEKHIETIKKIFANQSSNLKDESIIMHHARAIFYLYKSEDIFHSLIAIKRYFGTIKDVNLLKDIQDEITHNLKELKNIFNDKNADIKTDAIDKLNDTQYLIFRASLNVLYSKFWLIKNGGEDKIKLENTNKKSIKMIISDINLKNPTVQNSIKLALGVSIAILIAQLTQINHGVWIAIGVLSVSRASSYMTKVVGFNNIKGALIGVCLGLVLIYFFKESYIFIPIIIISIFLTFYLKNFPTICFTSMFMLAFTLIFSMIKTDFIDLVVFRVTDILIGFFVAFGITVLFFRRSTELKLSSNFDALIKKLDMLARSIHHNQKGKFVVKENSVLNGLSDYKTAVLESRSENSKIYLEIYKNLYEINSLLINLKDYIKSIQNTDKFNITEAHFNSDINIIITRFEMIGKKLNKLPYYFYDNVEDKLICNDEKIRYLLEIIAQKQAKIMANTELFIR, from the coding sequence ATGAGTACGACTATTTCTAAATTTATAAAAACATACGATCCCGAAAATTTTGCCTTTAGTTTTGCTCTTAAAGCGTCGATTTCGATGATAGTATGCGGATGTATGGCTTACTATTTTTTCGGTGTTTATGGGGCTATTTTTGCTGCTAATGCATCTATGAATATATTTTTTATCAACTCCCTTGATGGGGGCGATTTTACTAAGATTAAATATTTTTTCTTATACGTGATTTTAGTTTCTATGTTTTTACCCTTTGCGAAATTAGCTTATGAAGCAAGTTGGCTGCTATTTTTGCCTACATTTATCTGGATGCTTTTTGTGGGATTGAGCAGTTTATTTAATCAAAATTTGAACAAAATACTATCTATAGTCAATATCTCAGGACTAGTAGCGTTGATAGCTCAAAGTAGCGGAAATTTAGAAGTTGAAAATAGTATTTTCGGGATAATTACTGGTGGAATTATAGCCTCAACTTTTCGTATAATGCACATAGGAACATACGGAAAATTTACCAAAAAAACTTATAACATTTTGCTAGAAGATCTTATGGATATGAGCAAAAACCTATTTAATACAAAGAGTTTTGAACACTCTAGCAGTGAGTGTGAAAAACATATAGAAACGATAAAAAAGATATTTGCAAATCAAAGTTCAAATTTAAAAGATGAGAGTATCATTATGCATCACGCAAGGGCGATATTTTATCTATATAAATCAGAAGATATTTTTCACTCATTGATCGCTATAAAAAGATACTTTGGAACCATAAAAGATGTAAATTTACTAAAAGATATACAAGATGAAATCACTCATAATTTAAAAGAATTAAAAAATATATTTAATGACAAAAACGCAGATATCAAAACAGATGCTATAGATAAACTAAACGATACGCAATACCTTATATTTAGAGCTTCTTTGAACGTTTTATACTCCAAATTTTGGCTTATAAAAAATGGCGGTGAAGACAAAATAAAGTTAGAAAATACCAACAAAAAAAGTATAAAAATGATAATTTCTGATATAAATTTAAAAAATCCAACCGTCCAAAACTCGATCAAACTAGCACTTGGCGTATCCATAGCTATATTAATCGCTCAATTAACACAGATAAATCACGGAGTATGGATAGCTATCGGAGTGCTTAGCGTAAGCAGAGCAAGCTCATATATGACAAAAGTTGTTGGATTTAATAATATAAAAGGAGCATTGATCGGCGTTTGTTTAGGGCTTGTTCTTATATATTTTTTCAAAGAAAGCTATATTTTTATACCTATTATCATCATTTCGATCTTTCTTACGTTTTATCTAAAAAACTTTCCTACCATATGCTTTACATCTATGTTTATGCTCGCTTTTACGCTTATTTTTTCTATGATAAAAACTGATTTTATAGATTTGGTGGTATTTAGAGTAACGGATATTTTGATAGGATTTTTTGTGGCTTTTGGCATAACTGTTCTATTTTTTAGGAGATCTACAGAGCTAAAACTAAGCTCAAACTTTGATGCGCTTATAAAAAAGCTAGATATGTTAGCAAGGTCTATCCATCATAATCAAAAAGGTAAATTTGTAGTAAAAGAAAACTCAGTTTTAAATGGATTAAGCGACTACAAAACAGCGGTTTTAGAAAGCAGAAGTGAAAATTCTAAAATATACTTAGAAATTTATAAAAATCTCTATGAGATAAATAGCTTACTCATAAATTTAAAAGATTACATAAAATCCATACAAAATACAGACAAATTTAATATCACAGAAGCTCATTTTAACTCCGATATAAATATCATAATAACAAGATTTGAGATGATAGGTAAAAAATTAAACAAGCTTCCTTATTATTTCTATGACAATGTAGAAGATAAACTTATATGCAACGACGAAAAAATAAGATATCTCTTAGAAATTATAGCCCAAAAACAAGCAAAAATTATGGCAAATACGGAGTTATTTATCAGATGA
- the ftsA gene encoding cell division protein FtsA (Pfam matches to PF02491.16 SHS2_FTSA, and to PF14450.2 FtsA), whose amino-acid sequence MGTKILGIDIGSTQICAIMAECENSSTRSDNAIKVIGMGSVKSQGLKKGSITNIELASNSIKAVVNDVMRIAGTKFDKVIVSISGKDAKNIDCKDVINIPEREVNIKQIERAISSAEYKVKIPHDYEIIHTLPYNFKIDEQDNIEDPLGMNGTRLEVQAHIIVVQKSAVMNLRKAIEKAGLKADNIVLSGYASAIATLNEDEKALGAVLIDMGGASCNMVVHSGNSIRYNEFLGVGSSNITIDLSTILHTPPTVAEDIKVKYGTLKNQGNELIVLPDLGDENSSHEVDISVITKVIYMRVEETLMILAKMLSESNYKDLAGAGVVLTGGMTKLDGLRELASAVFDSMPVRIARPREFESSIDVFKDPANSCAIGLCLYGAGYFTPYEIDSERKLRYKDEPIIKNRGLISVKEMDEKRDQVLHSDTKDKFDKDYEIYEGIEDEISINTQNNNLKGIDLKIENDDSIKNDVGAKRIDMADGINPFSKFINYLKNLF is encoded by the coding sequence GTGGGAACTAAGATACTTGGTATAGACATCGGCTCCACACAAATTTGTGCTATTATGGCTGAATGTGAAAATAGCAGCACTAGATCAGATAATGCGATTAAAGTGATAGGCATGGGGTCTGTAAAATCACAAGGATTAAAAAAAGGTTCGATCACAAATATTGAATTAGCATCAAACTCTATTAAAGCAGTCGTAAATGACGTAATGAGAATAGCAGGAACAAAATTTGATAAAGTTATAGTATCTATATCTGGTAAAGATGCTAAAAATATAGACTGCAAAGACGTTATAAATATACCAGAACGCGAAGTAAATATAAAACAGATCGAACGCGCTATAAGCTCAGCTGAGTATAAGGTGAAAATTCCGCACGATTATGAGATCATACATACTTTACCTTATAATTTTAAAATAGACGAACAAGACAATATAGAAGATCCGCTTGGTATGAACGGCACTAGACTTGAAGTTCAAGCTCACATCATCGTAGTACAAAAATCAGCAGTTATGAATTTAAGAAAAGCTATAGAAAAAGCCGGTTTAAAAGCCGATAATATAGTATTATCTGGTTATGCTTCAGCTATAGCTACTTTAAATGAAGATGAAAAGGCTTTGGGAGCTGTACTTATAGATATGGGTGGTGCTAGTTGTAATATGGTTGTTCATTCTGGTAATTCTATTAGATATAATGAGTTTTTAGGTGTAGGCTCATCAAATATAACAATCGACTTATCTACTATTTTACATACTCCTCCGACCGTTGCTGAAGATATAAAAGTTAAATACGGAACCCTTAAAAATCAAGGTAATGAGCTTATCGTATTGCCTGATTTGGGAGATGAAAACTCAAGCCACGAAGTTGATATTAGCGTGATTACAAAAGTTATTTATATGCGAGTAGAAGAAACTTTGATGATACTTGCTAAGATGCTTAGCGAGAGTAATTATAAAGATCTAGCAGGAGCAGGAGTTGTGCTAACTGGCGGAATGACAAAATTAGACGGTTTGAGAGAGTTAGCTTCAGCGGTATTTGATAGTATGCCAGTGAGAATAGCTAGGCCAAGAGAGTTTGAAAGTTCTATAGATGTATTTAAAGATCCTGCAAACTCATGTGCGATAGGGCTTTGTTTGTATGGTGCTGGTTACTTTACTCCTTACGAGATAGACTCTGAAAGAAAACTAAGATACAAAGATGAACCGATAATAAAAAATAGAGGTTTAATCTCCGTAAAAGAGATGGATGAGAAGCGTGATCAAGTATTGCATAGTGATACTAAAGATAAATTTGATAAAGATTATGAGATATATGAAGGTATCGAAGATGAAATTAGTATAAATACTCAAAATAATAACCTAAAAGGTATTGATTTAAAGATAGAAAATGACGATTCTATAAAGAATGATGTTGGAGCTAAAAGGATAGATATGGCAGATGGCATTAATCCGTTTTCTAAGTTTATTAATTATCTAAAAAATTTATTCTAA